A single Brucella intermedia LMG 3301 DNA region contains:
- a CDS encoding VOC family protein, with protein sequence MTSGIHHITLITRKVQANVDFYVGFLGLRIVKQTGGFEDAEQLHLFYGDRTGTPGSLVTFLVWEDGSRGRVGHGQVGEIALAIDRTAIGFWLERALRYHVPSEGPVQEFGEPVLRLRDPDGVIVKLVGCDLAANDAWESEGIPAAFAVRRLRAATVLSETPEQTARFIERHFGFRSVAKEGTIERLLSDSGDAIDVRDAGGFWPGIPGTGIADHVAFRAADAGEVERAKKELSKLNSSAVNVHDRKYFTSLYVREPAGTLFEFATDAPGFTIDEPVEELGKFLFVPPGNEEKADAIRVRMPQFALPGEERVIYRDLPFIHRIHQPEDADGSTLVLLHGTGGNENDLMPFARKVAPRATLLGVRGRSTEEGIQRWFRRFDLKRFDQADIRFEAEAFQAFVEGAVAAYGIDPGRTAFIGNSNGANLLAAFMRLHPHVVRTAILLRGQEVLEEQPEGADLSDASVLLMKGASDPFGDEAGTLEKVLREDGAALAVSTVAAGHALIDEDIRIASDWLRDKI encoded by the coding sequence ATGACAAGCGGCATCCACCACATCACCCTCATCACCAGAAAAGTGCAGGCGAACGTCGATTTCTACGTCGGCTTTCTGGGGCTGCGCATCGTCAAGCAGACAGGTGGATTCGAGGATGCCGAGCAGCTCCACCTGTTCTACGGGGATCGTACCGGCACACCCGGATCGCTGGTCACGTTTCTGGTTTGGGAGGATGGCTCCCGGGGGCGCGTCGGTCACGGACAGGTTGGCGAGATTGCACTGGCTATAGATCGAACTGCCATCGGTTTCTGGCTGGAACGCGCGCTGCGCTATCATGTGCCGTCCGAAGGGCCGGTGCAGGAATTCGGCGAACCGGTCTTGCGCCTGCGCGATCCTGACGGAGTGATCGTGAAGCTGGTCGGCTGCGATCTTGCGGCCAATGATGCCTGGGAAAGCGAGGGCATACCGGCCGCTTTCGCGGTCAGGCGCTTGCGGGCCGCGACCGTCCTGTCCGAAACCCCGGAGCAGACTGCCCGTTTCATCGAGCGTCATTTCGGTTTCCGATCCGTGGCGAAAGAAGGCACGATAGAGCGTCTCTTGTCGGATTCGGGCGACGCCATCGATGTGCGCGACGCAGGCGGCTTCTGGCCGGGCATTCCGGGTACGGGCATCGCCGACCATGTTGCTTTTCGTGCCGCTGACGCGGGTGAAGTGGAAAGGGCGAAGAAGGAGCTTTCAAAGCTCAATTCCAGTGCCGTCAATGTGCACGACCGCAAATATTTCACTTCGCTCTATGTGCGCGAACCGGCCGGAACGCTGTTCGAATTTGCAACCGATGCGCCGGGCTTCACGATAGACGAGCCGGTTGAAGAACTGGGGAAATTTCTGTTCGTGCCGCCGGGCAATGAGGAAAAGGCGGATGCGATCCGGGTACGGATGCCGCAATTCGCTCTGCCGGGCGAGGAGCGAGTGATCTACCGCGACCTGCCTTTCATTCACCGGATACACCAGCCGGAAGATGCCGATGGCAGCACGCTGGTGCTCCTGCACGGCACTGGCGGAAACGAAAATGACCTGATGCCCTTCGCCCGTAAGGTGGCGCCGCGCGCAACCCTTCTAGGCGTGCGTGGACGCAGCACGGAAGAGGGTATCCAGCGCTGGTTCCGCCGCTTTGACCTCAAGCGGTTCGATCAGGCCGACATCCGGTTTGAAGCCGAAGCATTCCAGGCTTTCGTGGAGGGAGCCGTTGCTGCCTATGGCATCGATCCGGGCCGGACGGCATTCATCGGGAACTCCAACGGCGCCAATCTGCTGGCCGCATTCATGCGCCTGCATCCGCACGTGGTTCGCACGGCGATCCTTCTGCGCGGGCAGGAAGTTCTGGAAGAACAGCCCGAAGGGGCGGATTTGTCCGATGCTTCGGTGCTTCTGATGAAAGGTGCTTCCGATCCTTTTGGCGACGAGGCCGGAACGCTGGAAAAAGTCCTGCGAGAAGATGGAGCGGCGCTTGCCGTCAGCACGGTTGCAGCGGGCCATGCGCTCATCGATGAAGATATCCGCATCGCAAGCGACTGGCTTCGAGACAAGATATAA
- a CDS encoding ring-cleaving dioxygenase, translating into MALELTGLHHLTAITADAPGNRRFYTDTLGLRLVKKTVNQDDTSAYHLFYADGLASPGTDITFFDWPVQREQRGTNSVARTGLRVNGVESLEWWRKHLTEKGVQTSDIFEAAGRAVLDFEDREGQRLRLTDDGGAGEAHSWARSPVPVERQIRGLGPITLSVPELAPTQIILEKVMNMRQTGDYASPDGEGHVHVFSMGSGGPAAELHVAVQPNLPTAWQGAGAVHHVAFRTPDQESMQEWVERLRSVRMPSSGEVERYYFRSLYFREPNGILFEIATDGPGFAVDEPLESLGESLSLPPFLEGKREAIERNLKPLD; encoded by the coding sequence ATGGCATTGGAACTGACAGGGCTGCACCATCTGACAGCCATTACCGCCGATGCGCCCGGCAACCGGCGCTTCTACACCGACACGCTCGGGCTTCGGCTCGTCAAGAAGACCGTCAACCAGGACGACACCAGCGCCTATCACCTGTTCTATGCGGACGGACTGGCTTCGCCCGGTACCGACATCACCTTTTTCGACTGGCCGGTACAGCGCGAACAGCGCGGCACCAATAGCGTCGCCCGCACCGGCTTGCGCGTGAACGGGGTCGAAAGTCTTGAATGGTGGCGAAAGCATCTGACTGAGAAGGGCGTCCAGACGAGCGACATTTTCGAAGCTGCGGGACGGGCCGTTCTCGACTTCGAAGACCGCGAGGGACAGCGGCTGCGCCTGACCGATGACGGCGGCGCGGGTGAAGCGCATAGCTGGGCACGAAGCCCGGTTCCCGTGGAAAGGCAGATCAGGGGGCTCGGTCCGATCACGCTCAGCGTTCCCGAATTGGCGCCGACCCAGATCATCCTGGAAAAGGTGATGAACATGCGTCAGACCGGCGACTATGCTTCACCCGATGGCGAAGGCCATGTCCATGTCTTCTCAATGGGATCGGGCGGCCCCGCTGCGGAGTTGCATGTGGCCGTACAGCCGAATCTGCCGACCGCGTGGCAGGGTGCAGGCGCCGTACATCACGTCGCATTTCGCACACCGGATCAGGAAAGCATGCAGGAATGGGTCGAGCGCCTGCGGTCCGTTCGCATGCCGTCAAGCGGCGAGGTGGAGCGCTATTATTTCCGCTCACTCTACTTCCGCGAGCCGAACGGCATCCTGTTTGAAATCGCCACGGACGGCCCCGGCTTCGCGGTTGACGAACCACTGGAAAGCCTTGGCGAAAGCCTGTCGCTTCCGCCTTTCCTTGAAGGAAAGCGTGAAGCTATCGAGCGAAACCTGAAACCGCTTGATTAA
- a CDS encoding alpha/beta hydrolase, producing the protein MVLRRIFSWSAPALLVLVSLLTGCASRPEGVLVPIGDTASPGTTKVNLVVATTRRPSDNPGILFSGERDKLVSLNEIVVSIPPEKNRKAGEVQWPKKLPPNPQKDFTTVSVTPVKTDVEMAGWVRPHLTKSRRVMVFVHGFNNTFEDSVYRFAQIVHDSGADVAPVIFTWPSRASVFDYNYDKESTNYSRDALEQILRAIVREPEVKDITVMAHSMGSWLTVEALRQMAIRDGRVNAKITDVILASPDLDVDVFSKQFLAMGKQHPRFTLFTSRDDKALALSRRISGNIDRLGQIDPSIEPYRSELERSGITVIDLTQLKAGDRLNHGKFAASPEVVQLIGKRLVAGQTITDSQVGLGDRLGAVAIGTAQGVGTAASLVVTAPIAVFDPNTRKTYDEQIDRFGRAVGNTVGAVTIPTQ; encoded by the coding sequence ATGGTTTTGCGGCGCATTTTTTCTTGGTCTGCCCCTGCGTTGCTTGTTCTAGTATCTCTGCTCACCGGTTGCGCCAGCCGCCCTGAAGGTGTGCTCGTTCCAATCGGCGATACTGCCTCTCCCGGCACGACGAAGGTCAACCTCGTCGTCGCGACTACCCGCCGCCCGTCCGATAACCCGGGCATTCTTTTCTCCGGCGAGCGCGACAAACTCGTATCGCTCAATGAGATCGTCGTATCCATTCCCCCGGAGAAAAACCGCAAGGCGGGTGAAGTGCAGTGGCCGAAGAAGCTGCCGCCCAATCCGCAGAAGGATTTCACCACCGTCAGCGTGACGCCGGTCAAGACGGACGTGGAAATGGCGGGTTGGGTTCGTCCGCACCTGACCAAGAGCCGCCGTGTGATGGTGTTCGTGCACGGTTTCAACAATACGTTTGAGGATTCCGTCTATCGCTTCGCGCAGATCGTGCATGATTCGGGCGCCGATGTAGCACCGGTCATTTTCACCTGGCCGTCGCGCGCCAGCGTGTTCGATTATAATTACGACAAGGAAAGCACCAACTATTCCCGCGATGCGCTGGAGCAGATTCTGCGAGCCATCGTGCGCGAGCCCGAGGTCAAGGATATCACGGTCATGGCCCATTCCATGGGCAGCTGGCTGACGGTCGAGGCCCTGCGGCAGATGGCTATTCGCGACGGTCGTGTGAATGCCAAGATCACGGATGTCATTCTGGCCTCACCCGATCTCGACGTTGATGTGTTCTCGAAGCAGTTTCTTGCCATGGGCAAGCAGCATCCCCGTTTCACATTGTTCACCTCGCGAGACGACAAGGCGCTTGCATTGTCGCGGCGCATTTCGGGCAATATCGACCGTCTGGGTCAGATAGACCCGTCGATCGAGCCCTATCGTTCCGAACTGGAAAGATCGGGCATTACCGTCATCGATCTGACGCAGCTGAAGGCGGGAGACCGTCTCAACCATGGCAAGTTTGCCGCGAGCCCGGAAGTCGTGCAACTGATCGGCAAGCGTCTCGTCGCGGGCCAGACCATCACGGATTCGCAGGTCGGTCTCGGCGATCGTCTGGGTGCAGTCGCGATAGGGACGGCGCAGGGTGTCGGGACGGCGGCTTCGCTGGTGGTCACTGCGCCGATTGCGGTGTTTGATCCCAATACGCGCAAAACCTATGACGAGCAGATTGATCGTTTCGGTCGTGCTGTCGGCAATACGGTTGGCGCGGTGACGATTCCGACGCAGTGA